The genomic DNA AGACATCCTGCAGATCCGTTCGGACAAAGTCGATCTCATGACTTAAAATATCCTCGTGAGAAGGACCTTCCTCCTCGGAGGGTCGCAGAACCAGGATTGCTTGATCGACCGAAACGTTCTTTCCCGGAGAAACAAGTACGGCTTCCACGATTCCGCTCTCGTTTGCTTTCAGCAAATGCTCCATTTTCATCGCGGAAACCACGGCCACTTTTTGCCCTTTTCGAACGAAATCTCCGGCGACCACGTCGATTTCCGTCATTCTTCCGGACACGGGAGAAAGGACGGGAATCGTTCCCAAGGGGATCTCATGAGTTTCCGGTTCGGCAGAGCCCTCGTTTTTATGGTTCGATTCGAAGCCGAATCCTACCTTCTCCTCATCGACTTGGAAAGCCAATCTCGCAAAGTTTTCGTCGATAAGTCCCGTGTAGACCTTGTATTCTTCCATCTCGGAAAGTCGTAGAAGATGATTTAGAAAACTTTGATTCGTTTTACTCCCTTGGATCCGAAATTCGCGTAAAGTTCTTCTGGCTAGCGAGACTGCATTCTTGAATTCGGACGACTGGGTCCGGATGATTAATTTTGCCAAAAGAGGATCGAAAGAGGGATTCATCGCATAACCGGTATAAGCCGCGGTATCGACGCGAATTCCGGGACCGCTAGAAGGCTCGAATACGGAGAGACGCCCTGCAGAAGGTTGCACATTCCCCTTTTCGTCTATCGTTTCCGCATTTAGGCGGAGTTGGATGGCAAACCCCTTCGGCTTCGAGATCGTTTCCTGATTCAAACCGAATTCCTTCAGAGTACCTCCTTCCGCAATCCGAAGTTGAAGCTCCACCAGATCGACTCCGAGAGCTTCCTCCGTAACGGTATGCTCCACCTGCAATCTGGGATTCGCTTCTATGAAATAGAAATCTCCTTCCGAGTTCTCATCCAAAAGAAATTCAAAAGTTCCTAAACTACGATACTTCAGATTCCGGGCTAATCGGAGCGCCGAATCTACGATTTTATCTCTAATCAAAGGTGCGAGATTCGGAGCCGGGCAAACTTCGATCAGCTTTTGGTTCCTACGTTGTAGAGTACAATCCCTTTCCCAAAAATGCAGTACATTCCCGGTACCGTCTCCTAGGATTTGGATTTCTATATGCCTGGCATTAAGTAAGAGCTTTTCCACGTAAAGCTCCCCGTTTCCAAAGGCGGCTTTCGCTTCCGAAGAGCATCTGGAAAATTCCTCCCGGATCCGATCGGGAGATTCGATCCTGCACATGCCGCGCCCGCCTCCCCCGGCTAAGGCTTTGATCATTAAGGATCCATGCTGATCGAAAAAATCTTCGACCTGCGAAAGTTCCGTGGGCTTTCTGGTTCCCGGAAGAACGGAAATCTGTAGGGATTCCGCTAAACGAAGAGCGCCCAACTTATTTCCTAAATTTCGGACGATTTCCTCCGTCGGACCGATGAAGGTAACCCCGGCGCGATCACATTCTCTTACGAAGTCGGCATTCTCGCTTAAAAAACCGTAGCCCGGGTGAATCAGACTGCAGCCCTGCTCCGACGCGATGCGTAAAATCCGATCCGCATTCAAATAAGCCGAACTTCCATAACCGGGGATCGGAAATGCCTGGTTCGCATAATAGCGATGTTTCGAATCCGAATCGTCCTCCGAAAAAATTGCGACCGTTTCCCAACCTAAAGCCGCTGCGGCCCTTGAGATTCGAATCGCAATTTCTCCTCTATTTGCGATCAGTACCTTTTTAGAAGTCATAGTAGATTGGGCAGTATCTTGGATCGAATCTCCATAGAGTCGATCATTATTCGGCCGAATCTCTACGGTCTATCTTCTCGTAGGAGGAGGGGGAAGAGCCGCTTTGCAAGCTGCAGACAATTCCGATTCATGGGAACGAAGGCAACCCATCGGACCGCCATGTCCATGACCTGTATTCGAGCAGAATTTTTGTTCGTCCGCGGAGCAAGCCTGTTTGACTGCGTCGTGTTTCGCTTTCATTTCGGAAAGATGGGACTTACATGCCGCAGAAAACTTGGACTCGTTCGCATGCATGCAATCATGAAGTTCCGGGCCGTGGGGAATATTTTTACAATATGTTTGCCGATCCGCCGCACAGGGGTTCCTGGAATCGTCCGGAGGAGCTGGCTGTGCCGAAAGAGAGCATAATGCCAAAAGGACAAATGCGATGGCGGAAGTTCCGAAAAATTGTTTCATGCAATACTCCTGATCGAAAGAAGGTTTATCTTTCGATCCTTGCGTTAGAACTTATCTTTCTCTAGATCGTTCCCTCCGTATAAGAAAAGTTTCCTGTCGATGCGGCGGGAATTCTACTGTGGAGCTCCTACAGGTTTTCGGGGGCCCCCACCCTAATATTTGGGTGGTGGAGGAGGGCCCGTGGGAGAAGGTCGGAAAACCTATATCATAAAATTATATTATTCTCAAGCAAAACTCGGCTTTCTCTCGGAATTATGATTACCCACCTTAAAATAGCGCAATAGAATCATGTGCGTTCCCCGCACTCAAATCTGAGGCTGAAAAATATATTCTGCGCTCCGCGGGTCGGGCTACTCCAGGCTCCGCTTCGCTTCGGACTCCTCGGCCGAACGGCCTGCGGGGTCCGCATTCTGCGCCTTGCGTATCCCTAACGCAAGCGAGCGACCAAAGATCGCAAACGATTATTGAGAAATCCTCCAAACCCGACATTAAAATCGAAAACATGATTCGAATCAACTCATTGGATTTTAACGCAAGAAAACATAAATCAGTTTACAATTTCAATATATAAAAGAAATCTTTAAAGATGCCGGAATTCCCTTCCTTTCTCGAAATAGCAGAAAAAGCGCTCAATACTACCG from Leptospira fletcheri includes the following:
- a CDS encoding acetyl-CoA carboxylase family protein, with amino-acid sequence MTSKKVLIANRGEIAIRISRAAAALGWETVAIFSEDDSDSKHRYYANQAFPIPGYGSSAYLNADRILRIASEQGCSLIHPGYGFLSENADFVRECDRAGVTFIGPTEEIVRNLGNKLGALRLAESLQISVLPGTRKPTELSQVEDFFDQHGSLMIKALAGGGGRGMCRIESPDRIREEFSRCSSEAKAAFGNGELYVEKLLLNARHIEIQILGDGTGNVLHFWERDCTLQRRNQKLIEVCPAPNLAPLIRDKIVDSALRLARNLKYRSLGTFEFLLDENSEGDFYFIEANPRLQVEHTVTEEALGVDLVELQLRIAEGGTLKEFGLNQETISKPKGFAIQLRLNAETIDEKGNVQPSAGRLSVFEPSSGPGIRVDTAAYTGYAMNPSFDPLLAKLIIRTQSSEFKNAVSLARRTLREFRIQGSKTNQSFLNHLLRLSEMEEYKVYTGLIDENFARLAFQVDEEKVGFGFESNHKNEGSAEPETHEIPLGTIPVLSPVSGRMTEIDVVAGDFVRKGQKVAVVSAMKMEHLLKANESGIVEAVLVSPGKNVSVDQAILVLRPSEEEGPSHEDILSHEIDFVRTDLQDVLNRLSLNEDSSRPQAVSKRHKRGQRTARENVADLCDPGTFVEYGALAIAAQRRRRSLEELIKLSPADGLVTGIGSVNGDLFDSSLTKCAVLAYDYTVFMGTQGAMNHKKTDRLLQVAKNLKLPLVFFTEGGGGRPGEVDVPAVAGLDLHTFRQYSELSGAAPRIAVASGRCFAGNAALFGSSDIRIATKDSNIGMGGPVMVKGGGLGNFSAEEIGSAEIQSKNGVIDLVVENEIEAVRAAKRSLAYFQGKVEAFSCKDQRLLRSIVPENRLRSYDVRALIEILSDEDSVLELRSGFSPGIVTAFIRIEGRPIGLVANHSMHLGGAIDAEGAEKAADFMKLCESFRLPILSLCDTPGFMVGPDAERLALVRKAGRLFQEGAGLKVPFFTIVLRKGYGLGAMAMAGGSFHSPVFTISWPSGEFGAMGIEGEIRTGYQKELAEVKDWNERQLLFERLVKEAYERGKAINMASYLEIDAVIDPADSRKWILRGLASEIS